Part of the Prunus dulcis chromosome 8, ALMONDv2, whole genome shotgun sequence genome is shown below.
TCATCTGAAGGTATATAGCATGTGCCTCCATGTTTATACATGTGTACATTGTATGTATATTATCTAGATGTGTGTATGTATGCATAATTGCATATATCTATTTAGTGTATATGTTGATTGTACTTATGTAGGCATGATTTTGCTCtcattctgtttcttcttttaatattttatccCACTGCATCGACCTCTTTTCGATTGCATTTTCCTTGTTTCCGGAAGTGATATGCCAGGGGGAATGGAGGGGTGTTTTAAGTATGCATTCCCcttgttttagtttttctgGGGTAAAAATTGAATCTCTGAAGTGCATATGTTTTTGGATAAGGAATCTCTTATTCTTATTGTGATGTGAATCTGCTATGTTGCTGAAGCTTTTGTATGATGTTTTTGGCTACGGAGGATAAAACACGACATAATTAAGCACCAAATTTGTGACAAATGAAAGTCGGattcaaaatctttttttctctttgaaaaCTATATTTCTTGTTCATTACTTAATTTTCTGTGCTTTGGTGCTGGAGATTGTGTGGTCTAGAGAAAAATTATGATCTTTAGCAGTCTTACCCtttgtgtatttttgtttttgattcCATCAAATGAGAAATTCTTCTGACTTATTTTGTTATCCTTTATAATGCCCCTCTTCCCAGAAATTGATTTGCAGTATTTCAGTTTTTTactatttgtaaaattttCCAAATCGTCTGATTAATTTTTCCCGTATCATTTCTAAGCAGGCTGTATTTTGGTGAATACttgaattttcttattattcTTTGATGTtttcagattatttatctctgtttttttattagtCTATTCCCCAATACTGTACAGGATGCTGAAATTATTATCCTTGAGGTATATTTGTGCAGAAATGCTTGTTTTTATCTCCTTGAGTTTGCATGTCTATGCTGACCTCATTTACTATTTATACCTTACATGTAAGGATTTCTTAATTAGTTAATGTAATGTGCTGTTAAACAATCTTCTATGCAGGGTCCTCGGAGAAGAAATTAACTCCCATTGAAGAAATGACTTCTCTTGACTTGAAAACGTAAGTGAATTACTGATTAATTCGTGATACCTTGGGAAGTCAGCCTCGGGAAGAAAAAACATAATGGAAAAATGACCTGGAAAGAGGCTTTATAAGCAGAATAGGAGGATATGAGCTACCTCAATTGCTTAACTTTAGCACCTGGAAGATATTTTTAATCATTATTCTTTTATAGGACCAAGGGTTTGATAGGACCAAGATACTGTTAACTTTAGCACCTGGCAGATACTGCGAACTGTTAAATTTAGCACCTGGAATGTACTGCTAACTGCTCACTATTTAAATGTGATAATCCCAGAGTGGGGTCTAAGTAGGGGAAAAGGGCCAAATGATTCAACCTTCTACCAATAGATTTGTGTACTCTTATCTCATTGTTGGTTGCATTATCATGTTAAATTTTTCAGAAACTCTCTGCTCATTTGATTTGGGTAACAGGGGTATCGAGATCACTGAAGCTCTGCGGCTGCAGATGGAAGTTCAGAAACGGCTGCATGAACAGCTTGAGGTATGAATTTGTTTTGAGTTATAACTTGACTTGTCTCTGCTGCCAAAGCTTGAGAAACATTTATAGCACTGTTGTGCTGTTTAGGCTTTGGTCAAACTTCGAACCTCAAATTCGTATGTTCCTTGATTGTTGCGTATATGCCCCGGTTCTATTTGTTtaatacttttttcttttgttgtgtgTTTCTCAGTTGGTTATTTTGCTATGCACTATTTGTAACTTTCCTTTCTCTGCAGATTCAAAGAAATCTACAATTACGGATAGAAGAACAAGGCAAGTATCTTCAAATGATGTTTGAGAAGCAGTGCAAGACGGGTATCGACACGCTGAAGGCTTCATCATCGAATTTGGATGACCCCGCTGACCCTTTAGATGCAATGCAAGCTTGTCCTGACAAAAGTGAACTGGAGCCCTCCAAGGTGGACCTTGGTAAGACTGAAACTGATCCAGTTAAAGCCAACACCAAATCTGAAGAAGGCTCACTGGAGCTATCAGGGAAGCAGCCTGAAAAGGAAGCTCCTGAGGATCCTGAGCTAGATGTTTCTGTGTCCAGCTCCCAACCTCCAAAGCGtgccaaaataaaagaataagcTTGTCATCTATTATATCAGTATTAGACTGACCAATCGTTCCTGATTTATAGAAGGTCCCCATTTTAAGATGGGCTCCGGTGCCTATGGAAAGAGCTTTTTTTTTGACTTAATATTCATCGTATTCTCGTGGGCATGAATAATGCGTATGTGATTTTTTCTGCCTAGTTGATAGTTTTAAGCTAATTAGTCAAGTTTTGATCTTAACATTCCTGAACCTCGTCTCTGTTCTCAACTTTGATGCTGTTAACAATAATAATGTTCATTGGAATCACGAAATTGGATCCATCATTCATCCTCGGGACTGGCATCATGGAAATGTTGGAAGACCCTAACATGGCTTACCCCTGCTCATCTTTTTCTACAAAAGGAAACACTATTGTGTGTGATGATGATATTACGAatctaattaaataataatccATGCAATCTACAATTCTCTGTCGTCATGTCACGTGGTATTACTGTCATAAACATTTCTCCGGGTAGTGTAGTGCGGCTCTTAAACAGAAAATGACTAATATGAACAAGGAATTTTAGTTTAAGgaataatttgtaattttagtAAGGAACTCTATTGAATTTGTAATTAGATTTATGTTCTATATCGTTGATGAAAGAGAATTTTCTGAGGTGGGTACGCGACACATGGAGAAGGTAAggtgtgtatttatttttgttgtttgtttatttataaaaataataataataataaagtttGGCGTCAGCCTCATAGACACCTTTGAGTTGAAGCGAGCCATGGAGCATTTGCCATACCAGGCAAGCAaaccctctctccctctcaccTATCGCTCAGTAACGTTTCTTAGACTCAAACATGCGACCTCCCAACTCACAGTAGGTGCACAACTGACTCTCACACTTCCACCTGATTATCATAGTCTCTCTTTACACCCCAACATTTCATTATAATACCCTCCTTCCCTTCTCTCCCCTCTCACCATCTTTTCAAGTTCAACAATCTCGTTTTGGTTTGCATGCCATGGCTTCAAACACCATGGCCGGCTTGTTTACTGGTTCTCACGCCCGAGATGAACTCCATGTTGTGAATGGCACTGAAGAGGTATGCATAAAATGTATAGCTTAATCTCTTTTTTAGTACACAATCTTTGTCCATGAGATCTGAACTCACAACCTTCTCCATGTGACAAATGGTATGCAGAACCGGCCTCCGACAAGGCAGTCGGTGTCTTCATCGAAAGTGTGCAGGGTTTGTGGGGATGAAATTGGATACAAAGAAGATGGGGAGTTGTTTGTGGCATGTCATGTTTGCGGCTTCCCAGTTTGTCGGCCTTGTTATGACTATGAAAGGAGTGAAGGCAACCAGAGCTGCCCTCAGTGCAACACTCGTTATAAGCGTCAAAAAGGtaacattttaattaattctctctctcataaatTAATATTGTATATGCATATGTCGTTATATCTGGCCTAGGCCTTAAATTATGTAACGCGTACCGTTTATAATGTGCAGGTTGTCCTAGAGTTGCTGGAGATGAGGAAGACTTTGATGCAGATGATTTTGATGATGAGTTTCAGATCAAGATTGATCACCATGATGAGTCTacagaaaaaaataacttcGTTAATCATTCGGTAATTTCATCAAGTTTGATAAGATAATAAGTTGTTATGAGGAGTAGGAAGTGATCTTAAGGCACCCAAGTGATTAAAAATTGTTGAGTTTTACAGGAAAATGGAGAACACACTCAACAGCAGTGGCATCACAACGATCAACCTTTCTCTGTTGGAGGAAGTGGTAAGGATAATATTCAATTCaacttatatatttgttttttttttaaattgggAATTGGATGTATTAATTTATGCCATTTTTGGTTTCTGTAGTTGCTGGTAAGGATTTTGAAGGTGAGAAAGAAGTTTTGAGCAATGCAGAGTGGAAAGACAGAGTGGAGAAATGGAAAgtaaggcaagaaaagaaaggttTGGTGAACAAAGACGACAGAAATGATGACCAAGGCTACGAAGATGACTTCCTGTAAGTTGGTTTTGTACAAAATCTGTGTACCAAATTATGCTTCTCAACTGATGTAGCAGTGTCTCATTTGTTCGAATCTGGACTTTTCGTAGTTTGGCTGAAGCCCGGCAACCACTGTGGCGAAAAGTACCCGTCTCATCAAGCAAAATCAGCCCTTACCGCATAGTCATTGTCTGCCGGCTTGTTATTCTGGCCTTCTTCTTCCGTTTTCGAATTTTAACTCCGGCATATGATGCTTATCCTTTGTGGATCATATCTGTAATTTGTGAGATATGGTTTGCATTTTCTTGGATACTTGATCAGTTCCCCAAGTGGAACCCCATCAACCGTGAGACTTACCTAGACCGCCTGACCATAAGATTTGAGCGTGAGGGTGAGCCTAACACATTATCATCAGTTGATGTGTATGTGAGTACAGTGGACCCTCTCAAGGAGCCTCCAATCATTACTGCAAACACAGTTCTATCGATCTTATCTGTTGACTACCCTGTTGACAAGATCTGCTGTTATGTATCGGATGATGGTGCTTCAATGCTCCTTTTTGATTCCCTATCAGAGACTGCTGAATTCGCAAGAAGATGGGTGCCATTTTGCAAAAAGCATAACATTGAGCCTAGGGCCCCTGAGTTCTATTTCTCTCAGAAGATTGATTACTTGAAGGACAAGGTGCACCCAAACTTTGTGAAGGAGCGTAGAGCCATGAAGGTAAGCTAAAAGATACAGGAGaaacatatattaatttttgttctttagtTATTTTGTTGCAACACTTTGACGACAAAGAAATGAGGTCTAAAGGTTTATTTGTGTGGTACTGCAGAGAGAGTACGAAGAATTCAAAGTGAGGATTAATGCATTGGTGTCAAAGGCTCAGAAGAAACCAGAAGAGGGTTGGGTAATGCAGGATGGTACTCCATGGCCTGGGAACAACACTCGTGATCATCCGGGAATGATCCAGGTTTGATATTCTGTTTTCTTCCCATTAAATCCGTATGTCATCCAATGTAGCTCTTGTTGATTTTTAGGATTTATTAGTTTctcaaagagagagagcaaaagtAAAGGAAATGCACTGTTGACATGACCTGTGGACATTTTACTTGCTTTGCAGGTTTATCTGGGAAGTGAGGGAGCACTAGATGTGGATGGTAAGGAACTGCCTCGTCTTGTGTATGTTTCACGTGAGAAACGTCCCGGCTATCAACATCACAAGAAAGCTGGTGCCATGAATGCTTTGGTGAGCTAATGTTGATTAAATGTGTGTATTTAGGTTGAGGCAAGATTGGTTCATACAGTAATGTTTATACCGTAAATGTTGTATGTGATCAACAGGTTCGAGTTTCTGCAGTGCTTACTAATGCACCTTTCATGTTGAATCTTGATTGTGACCACTACATCAACAACAGCAAGGCTGTAAGAGAAGCTATGTGCTTCCTAATGGATCCCCAACTCGGGAAGAAGCTATGCTATGTTCAATTTCCTCAAAGGTTTGATGGAATTGATCGGCATGATAGATATGCTAATCGAAATGTTGTGTTCTTCGATGTAAGTGCCACTAGAGCTTTAATTTTAACACATTCTCTTACAATACAGAATTCTCTGCCTGTAAAAGTTTAGCTCAATGCCttgactttgtttttggttataGATCAACATGAGAGGCCTAGATGGGATCCAAGGACCAGTGTATGTTGGTACTGGATGTGTCTTCAATAGACAAGCATTGTATGGCTATGATCCTCCAGTGTCTGAAAAGCGACCTAAGATGACATGTGACTGCTGGCCTTCATGGTGCTTCTGTGGCTGTTGTCGCGGTTCAAAGAAGTCTAAGTCTAAGTCTAAGAAGCATGGGATAAGAAGTCTTCTTGGGGGAATTTacaccaagaagaagaaaatgatggGGAAAAACTACGTAAGGAAAGGGAGTGCCCCCATGTTTGATCTTGAAGAGATTGAAGAAGGGTTTGAAGGCTATGATGAGTTGGAGAAATCATCACTTATGTCACagaaaaattttgagaaacgTTTTGGACAATCTCCTGTTTTTATTGCTTCCACTCTTATGGAAAATGGTGGGCTTCCTGAAGGGAATAATAGCCAAACACTCGTTAAGGAGGCCATTCATGTCATAAGTTGTGGCTATGAAGAAAAAACTGAATGGGGAAAAGAGGTGAGTAGCATTTATGATGAACTACTTAACTAGTTATGCATTTCTAGTATTCTATTCTTTTTACGTCAGGATTTGATACAAAAACTATAATAACTCAAGATTTGGTTGGTTTTTCATTGCAGATTGGGTGGATTTATGGTTCAGTTACAGAAGATATTTTGACCGGCTTCAAAATGCACTGTAGAGGATGGAAGTCAGTTTACTGCATGCCAAAGAGACCAGCTTTCAAGGGATCTGCTCCTATTAATCTATCAGATCGGTTGCACCAAGTTCTGAGATGGGCTCTTGGCTCTGTTGAAATCTTTCTTAGTCGTCACTGCCCCTTATGGTATGCCTATGGAGGAAAATTGAAATGGCTGGAGAGGCTTGCTTACATCAACACCATAGTCTACCCTTTCACTTCCATCCCCTTAATTGCATATTGCACTGTTCCAGCAGTCTGTCTTTTGACCGGAAAGTTCATCATCCCCACTGTAAGTACTCTTACTTTTAGAGACTACTTTGTTTGAAGATCAAAGGAAATTGGCCAATTCATGAATcagaatttcattatttgcaGCTTAATAACTTTGCTAGCATATGGTTCATGGCTCTTTTCCTCTCCATCATTGCCACTGGCATCCTAGAGCTCAGATGGAGCAATGTTAGCATCGAGGACTGGTGGCGTAACGAGCAATTTTGGGTGATTGGTGGAGTGTCTGCACATTTTTTTGCTGTCTTTCAAGGCCTCCTCAAAGTCCTGTTTGGAGTTGACACCAACTTTACTGTAACATCAAAAGCAGCAGAGGATGCAGAGTTTGGTGAACTCTACCTCTTCAAATGGACAACTCTTCTCATACCACCAACCACCCTGATCATCTTGAACATGGTAGGAGTAGTAGCTGGAATTTCTGACGCCATTAACAATGGCTACGGCTCGTGGGGTCCTTTGTTCGGAAAGctatttttctccttctgGGTCATTGTTCATCTCTACCCCTTCCTCAAAGGTTTGATGGGAAGGCAAAACAGAACTCCTACCATTGTGATCCTTTGGTCAGTTCTTCTTGCTTCCATCTTCTCATTGATTTGGGTGAGAATTGATCCCTTCTTGCCCAAGCAAACTGGACCAATTCTTAAACAATGTGGTGTGGAATGCTAGCCATGCTATGCTGTTGGGGTTTTCAACTTTCTCTTCATTGATTGTCTTCGTAGTTATGCAACTTTTGCTTGTTTGTCTTCAAATGTTCTTGGTTTCCAAAGGTCATTTGTGTAGACACTATACGTATATGATATATTCTTAACAGAGATTTTTGACACTTATTTGTGTGACCAGGGACCCGCTGCTACATGTATAAAACTTAATTACAATACAAATTATGtgtttcttattatttttatcctcgaatttttttcttattgagaCTATGGGCtgttatatgtatatatttttagtaCAAGTGATAATCTAAACTAAAGAAGAAGGGAATTTTCTTTCACACAAACAACTAAGATGCCACGAGAACCCCAACCTAATACCTGGTTTGCAAGTCTGGCCCTTTTTCAGTGTCTATGGGCTGGTATTTTAAAACATAGCTATAAAGTCAACAACACAGACAGAACCTTCGTCTGGCTGGAAAGTATTTAATAAGCATCAAAAGCCATTGATGATGTGAGCTGTGAGAAAGCCGTTGAAAGCTAAGTCTGAACCCCCAccagaaaagaacaaaaaagcaGTCTTACCCGTTTCGAAAAACGCGGTTTTGCAGACAATTTGGTGAATTTAAAGCATGTAAAGGTTTAGCAGATGAAGTATGGAAAAGTTGACAATTGTCGATTGTAAATGAAACTACATTATATACACTACTAAATAGTACAAGTGTCAAAAGATTCAAAACTTTGGGGTTAAaccaaaatattattttcttaacgAGTATGCATCTGGGGCATCAAGAACCAACATTGTTACTAGGCTCAATGCATGTACACACAATACAAACACACCAAGAAAGAGCTAGTTATATGTTTACATTTTGAACTAAGACTTGGTTGGCATACACACTACCACTAGTTTCAATCTCTTATTCTATTTTTGATGGCCGGTTAGTTTGTTGATGGTTAACGCACCAAATGGTTCAGAGAGGTAAGGCTGGGTCCGAGCTGATAGTTCTTGTGCCACATAACGCATTGTGGGTCGTGACTCCGGTTGGGCACGAGTGCAGGCCAAGGCTATGGTCACCACAAACACCACTGCCTCTGCCAGTTCACCGGTTGGAGGCTCCAGCCTTTGGTCTAACACATCTTTTAAAAGCAATTCTGTATTGTCCTTCAGTGATTTTGATGACTCTAATAAGGACTCAAGCATTTCCCCTGGGTGCCTTCCCATCATGATTTCTAATGCCACCACTCCAAAGCTATACACATCACTCTTATCTGTGACACGCATGGTGAATGCAAGCTCTGCacatcaagaaaaacaaaattagtcACCTTCGCCAAGTATTTAGTCAAAAACATTAGCATTTACAATACTTCTCAAGATCGAAAATGcattaaaaatgaacaaaCTACACAGTAAGATTACCTGGTGCCATGTAGCCATAAGAACCAGCAACATTGGTCCAGTTAGTTGAATCCGAGCTCAACAGTTTTGCTGTTCCAAAATCCGCGAGGCGTGGCTCAAAATCACACTCAAGCAACACATTGTTGACAGAAACATCCCGGTGCACAACTGGTGGAGAACAATCATTGTGCAAGTAAGAAAGTGCATGAGCTAGTCCTTGCACAATTTTGACCCTTGTACCCCATCCAAGTTCATCATCTCCTTCCAcaccatacaatgcttttcctAGGCTGCCTCTCTCTAAATACTCATAAACCAAGAACATGGAACCCCTTCTTGAACAGAACCCAAATAACCTAATGATGTTGCGGTGCCTGACATGCGTCaaagtttttatttcattctcAAAACTCTGGCGATTTATTGCTGGAATGTCACTAGAGTCGGATATGTTAAGCCTCTTAACTGCAACAATTTGGCCTGATAGCAACTCTGCCTTGTACACCCTTCCAAATCCTCCTTTTCCAATGCAGTACTTCTCATCAAAGTCCTCTGTGGCCTTCACAATTTCTCCAAACGTAAATTTCACTTCTCTTTCCCATATACTAGACTCAAAGCTCTCAGACTTAGAACTTCTGGCTTCCTCATCAAGCAACTTGGGTTTCTTTTGGaatataagaataagagcaaTAACAGTAGCAATCACTAATAAACCACAAACAGGAACAAAAACACCAATtagaattttgttgttgttcttgttggaCTTTTTGCCTGAAGAACTGCATGCACTTAGTCCCTCTGAAGCTCCACACAAGCCAGAGTTTCCAACAAAGGCATTTGCAGGTGCCTTTTGGAAAATCCCACCAGTTGGCACTGGACCTGTCAAGTTGttataagaaaaatcaaagctGTTTAGACTAAGCATGTTGGAAAATGCTGATGGGATGGACCCTGAGAGATGGTTGTTTGAGACATTGAGAACCTCCAATTGAGTGAGCTTGGCCAAGTTTGAAGGTATTTCTCCAGTGAGAAAATTGCCGCTAAGATCCAATAAGTACCGCAACTCTAAGTTTCCAACCTCTGCAGGGATATTACCTGATAACTTGTTATGGCTCAAGTTCAAGCTTGTTAAACTGTCAAACGTGCCAGACTCAATTGGTATTGCCCCTGTAAAATTGTTATCAGACAAATCAAGAAGTTGGAGCTTGGTCAATTTGCCTACACTCTTGGGGATTGATCCTGCCAAGTGGTTGCCGCTCAGGTTGAGCGAGAAGAGCAAGCTTAGATTTCCCAGTTCATCCGGAATTTGCCCAATGAAATCATTAGCTTCTAATCTTAGAGATTGCAATTGTGTCATCTGCCCAAGCTCAGGTGGGATTTGACCAGAGATTCTATTTCTAGCCACGTTCATAGCAGTGATATTTTTGCATTCTGCCCACTGTGGTGAGAGAGTACCAACAAACTGGTTGTCACTAAGAGCAATGAACTCAAGACTGGGATGAACACCAAACGCATTTGTAATGTTTCCAGTGAATTGGTTACCATCAAACCGGACTCTAATTAATCCTGAACAATTTCTCAAGCACGCAGGCAATGACCCTGTGAAGTTGTTACCATTGACTGTGAGAACTTGCAAAGCGAACCCACTGCACAATTCTTGTGGCAATTCTCCAGAGAAACTATTGTTGGAAAAGCTAACATACACCAAATTAGGACTGTACTTCCCAAAATCGCTCGGAATGTCTCCTGATAATTCATTAGTGAACACAGAAAAATTCTCAAGGCTACTTAGAAGAGAAATGTTCTTTGGCAACTCCCCATGAAGTTGGTTTGTGTTGACATCGAAGGTAGCCAATGACATCATGTTTCCAATCTCTGGCGGGATTGTCCCAGTGAGATTGTTGTAGAAAAGCTGTAGGCTATGAAGATTTGTGAGACTCCACAGTGTTATAGGAATTGGCCCTGATAGTTGGTTTCCAGAAAGATCCAAATCTGTCAAATCTTTCAAGTTTCCAATCTGTGAGGGAATCGAGGCAGTGAACTTGTTTTGGAACAGATAAAGGACATTGAGTTTTGTCAAAAGCCCAATTTCTGCTGGAATATTCCCACTGAAGCTGTTGTTTTGAAGTTGTAAAGAGACCATTTCAGTCCAATTGGAAACCAGAGAAGGCAATAGTGGACCAGTAAATGTATTCCCAGATAAACCCAATTCACGAATTTTGGTAAGCTTGGACAAGGACAGAGGCAGTTCCCCACTGAGGAAATTGGAAGCCAGGGCCAAGTAGGTGAGGTTGGTACAAAGACCAAGCTCATAAGGGATTGAAGAGTTCAAAGAATTGTTTCGAAGATCAAGGTATTTGAGCTCCCTGAGTTGGCCTATAGAGGATGGAATTGGCCCTTCAAGGGAAGTGGTAAGCAGGTCAATTCTTTCAAGGCCAGATATAAAACCAATATCTTCAGGAATTGGACCACCGAAGTGGTTCAGTGCTAAATTAAGGTGTTTAAGCT
Proteins encoded:
- the LOC117636706 gene encoding cellulose synthase A catalytic subunit 4 [UDP-forming] — its product is MASNTMAGLFTGSHARDELHVVNGTEENRPPTRQSVSSSKVCRVCGDEIGYKEDGELFVACHVCGFPVCRPCYDYERSEGNQSCPQCNTRYKRQKGCPRVAGDEEDFDADDFDDEFQIKIDHHDESTEKNNFVNHSENGEHTQQQWHHNDQPFSVGGSVAGKDFEGEKEVLSNAEWKDRVEKWKVRQEKKGLVNKDDRNDDQGYEDDFLLAEARQPLWRKVPVSSSKISPYRIVIVCRLVILAFFFRFRILTPAYDAYPLWIISVICEIWFAFSWILDQFPKWNPINRETYLDRLTIRFEREGEPNTLSSVDVYVSTVDPLKEPPIITANTVLSILSVDYPVDKICCYVSDDGASMLLFDSLSETAEFARRWVPFCKKHNIEPRAPEFYFSQKIDYLKDKVHPNFVKERRAMKREYEEFKVRINALVSKAQKKPEEGWVMQDGTPWPGNNTRDHPGMIQVYLGSEGALDVDGKELPRLVYVSREKRPGYQHHKKAGAMNALVRVSAVLTNAPFMLNLDCDHYINNSKAVREAMCFLMDPQLGKKLCYVQFPQRFDGIDRHDRYANRNVVFFDINMRGLDGIQGPVYVGTGCVFNRQALYGYDPPVSEKRPKMTCDCWPSWCFCGCCRGSKKSKSKSKKHGIRSLLGGIYTKKKKMMGKNYVRKGSAPMFDLEEIEEGFEGYDELEKSSLMSQKNFEKRFGQSPVFIASTLMENGGLPEGNNSQTLVKEAIHVISCGYEEKTEWGKEIGWIYGSVTEDILTGFKMHCRGWKSVYCMPKRPAFKGSAPINLSDRLHQVLRWALGSVEIFLSRHCPLWYAYGGKLKWLERLAYINTIVYPFTSIPLIAYCTVPAVCLLTGKFIIPTLNNFASIWFMALFLSIIATGILELRWSNVSIEDWWRNEQFWVIGGVSAHFFAVFQGLLKVLFGVDTNFTVTSKAAEDAEFGELYLFKWTTLLIPPTTLIILNMVGVVAGISDAINNGYGSWGPLFGKLFFSFWVIVHLYPFLKGLMGRQNRTPTIVILWSVLLASIFSLIWVRIDPFLPKQTGPILKQCGVEC
- the LOC117637856 gene encoding MDIS1-interacting receptor like kinase 2-like, with amino-acid sequence MLTELQYLSFFNNNLTGVIPYQLSNLQKVQFLILGENYLETPDWSKFSGMPSLTYLDFYLNSLDSEFPEFISKCLNLTFLDLSQNAFTGQIPEVVFTNLGKLEFLNLTNNQFQGPLPTSFPKLKHLNLALNHFGGPIPEDIGFISGLERIDLLTTSLEGPIPSSIGQLRELKYLDLRNNSLNSSIPYELGLCTNLTYLALASNFLSGELPLSLSKLTKIRELGLSGNTFTGPLLPSLVSNWTEMVSLQLQNNSFSGNIPAEIGLLTKLNVLYLFQNKFTASIPSQIGNLKDLTDLDLSGNQLSGPIPITLWSLTNLHSLQLFYNNLTGTIPPEIGNMMSLATFDVNTNQLHGELPKNISLLSSLENFSVFTNELSGDIPSDFGKYSPNLVYVSFSNNSFSGELPQELCSGFALQVLTVNGNNFTGSLPACLRNCSGLIRVRFDGNQFTGNITNAFGVHPSLEFIALSDNQFVGTLSPQWAECKNITAMNVARNRISGQIPPELGQMTQLQSLRLEANDFIGQIPDELGNLSLLFSLNLSGNHLAGSIPKSVGKLTKLQLLDLSDNNFTGAIPIESGTFDSLTSLNLSHNKLSGNIPAEVGNLELRYLLDLSGNFLTGEIPSNLAKLTQLEVLNVSNNHLSGSIPSAFSNMLSLNSFDFSYNNLTGPVPTGGIFQKAPANAFVGNSGLCGASEGLSACSSSGKKSNKNNNKILIGVFVPVCGLLVIATVIALILIFQKKPKLLDEEARSSKSESFESSIWEREVKFTFGEIVKATEDFDEKYCIGKGGFGRVYKAELLSGQIVAVKRLNISDSSDIPAINRQSFENEIKTLTHVRHRNIIRLFGFCSRRGSMFLVYEYLERGSLGKALYGVEGDDELGWGTRVKIVQGLAHALSYLHNDCSPPVVHRDVSVNNVLLECDFEPRLADFGTAKLLSSDSTNWTNVAGSYGYMAPELAFTMRVTDKSDVYSFGVVALEIMMGRHPGEMLESLLESSKSLKDNTELLLKDVLDQRLEPPTGELAEAVVFVVTIALACTRAQPESRPTMRYVAQELSARTQPYLSEPFGALTINKLTGHQK